In Malania oleifera isolate guangnan ecotype guangnan chromosome 8, ASM2987363v1, whole genome shotgun sequence, a single window of DNA contains:
- the LOC131161331 gene encoding cold-regulated protein 27 translates to MDDFRQREKRTASWKSGRTRDCSTGLVDQEEASSLGSRLTEPLPTEWTDEKHRLYLKSMEASFVDQLYNSVDLFGWRSGGMKPVDPQSSRKTHLNTRTSSGQLKVLRDDTWQNINVDKTEPQHDKPIGSRALRACSWVQHFKSSGKQIGTSPARQERTGSKSQAINLREEKASCSGLDAVSKYYPAGGLHICHQDSAGSNTEASDQNFIGEDIEGEKLGSVSSAKRAKAVVADASSDDQVVPLSKPLVTEDLPANRSSSRRKRLHSNG, encoded by the exons ATGGATGATTTCAGACAGAGGGAGAAGCGGACGGCTTCGTGGAAGTCGGGGCGAACGCGTGACTGTTCTACTGGGCTCGTTGATCAGGAAGAGGCTTCGAGCTTG GGCTCTCGATTGACAGAACCCCTGCCTACTGAATGGACAGATGAGAAGCACCGATTGTACCTAAAATCCATGGAAGCATCATTTGTTGATCAATTATATAATTCTGTTGATCTTTTCGGTTGGCGCTCAGGAGGAATGAAGCCTGTAGATCCACAATCATCTCGGAAAACTCATTTGAACACACGTACCTCATCTGGCCAG CTTAAAGTTCTTCGAGATGACACCTGGCAGAATATCAATGTTGATAAAACTGAACCTCAACATGACAAACCAATTGGGTCTCGTGCACTTCGGGCATGTTCGTGGGTCCAGCATTTTAAATCTTCTGGTAAGCAAATTGGAACATCTCCTGCTCGCCAAGAGAGAACTGGATCCAAAAGTCAAGCAATCAACTTGAGAGAAGAAAAGGCGTCATGCAGTGGATTAGATGCTGTTTCAAAGTACTATCCTGCGGGTGGCTTGCATATATGCCATCAAGATTCAGCTGGCAGCAATACAG AGGCATCTGATCAGAACTTTATTGGGGAAGATATTGAAGGAGAGAAGCTTGGCAGTGTAAGCAGCGCTAAAAGGGCAAAGGCGGTGGTTGCTGATGCATCTAGCGACGATCAG GTTGTTCCTCTGAGCAAGCCTCTTGTTACAGAAGATCTTCCTGCGAATCGTTCTTCATCCAGAAGAAAAAGGCTTCATAGCAATGGCTAG
- the LOC131162793 gene encoding uncharacterized protein LOC131162793 — translation MTKDWVQDIEELLVVLHCTDEQRVQYTTFKLIGEGKRWWRAVKLVEDQRSGPSVTTWSYFREIFSDRYFPASTKEAKSKEFLNLTQWHLTVQQYRTKFVELSRFTPYMVSDEPRKAWRFERRLRQSIYKQVVVFQVQSSLELVNKATILETSLQKSAEIAT, via the coding sequence ATGACGAAggattgggtccaggatattgagGAACTTCTAGTTGTTCTacattgcaccgatgagcagagggtgcaATACACTACTTTCAAGTTGATTGGGGAGGGTAAGCGGTGGTGGAGAGCAGTGAAGTTGGTGGAGGATCAAAGGTCGGGACCTTCAGTTACTACCTGGAGCTATTTCAGGGAGATTTTCTCTGACAGATATTTCCCCGCTTCCACTAAGGAAGCTAAGTCGaaggagttcctaaatttgacTCAGTGGCACTTGACCGTACAACAATACAGGACcaagtttgtggagctatctcgttTCACCCCCTACATGGTCTCAGACGAGCCTAGAAAGGCCTGGAGGTTTGAGAGAAGACTGAGACAGAGCATATATAAGCAAGTTGTGGTGTTTCAGGTCCAGAGTTCCTTAGAGCTAGTTAATAAGGCCACAATATTGGAGACCAGTCTGCAGAAGAGTGCGGAGATAGCGACTTAG